One Kitasatospora sp. MAP12-44 DNA segment encodes these proteins:
- a CDS encoding ABC transporter ATP-binding protein, translating into MAETITDRAARDAQAVANAKQHRIPTVVVDDVHIVYKVHGAAAGKGSATSALNRLIAKKRSPAITEVHAVRGISFTAYKGEAVGLIGSNGSGKSTMLSAIAGLLPTERGGIYTDGQPSLLGVNAALMDDLTGERNVVLGCLAMGMSPAEVKARYQEIVDFSGINEKGEFINLPMRTYSSGMAARLRFSIAAAKTHDVLLIDEALSTGDQAFQRRSEARIRELRKEAGTVFLVSHNNNAIRDTCERTIWIETGELIMDGPTDEVVGMYERGERP; encoded by the coding sequence GTGGCTGAGACCATCACCGACCGTGCGGCGCGCGACGCCCAGGCAGTCGCCAACGCCAAGCAGCACCGCATCCCCACCGTCGTCGTGGACGATGTGCACATCGTCTACAAGGTGCACGGCGCCGCGGCCGGCAAGGGCAGCGCCACCTCCGCGCTCAACCGGCTGATCGCCAAGAAGCGCTCGCCCGCCATCACCGAGGTGCACGCGGTGCGCGGCATCAGCTTCACGGCCTACAAGGGCGAGGCCGTCGGCCTGATCGGTTCCAACGGCTCGGGCAAGTCCACGATGCTCTCCGCGATCGCCGGCCTGCTGCCGACCGAGCGTGGCGGCATCTACACCGACGGCCAGCCCTCGCTGCTGGGCGTGAACGCGGCGCTGATGGACGACCTCACCGGTGAGCGCAACGTGGTGCTCGGCTGCCTCGCGATGGGGATGTCCCCGGCCGAGGTCAAGGCGCGCTACCAGGAGATCGTCGACTTCTCGGGCATCAACGAGAAGGGCGAGTTCATCAACCTGCCGATGCGCACCTACTCGTCCGGCATGGCGGCCCGCCTGCGGTTCTCCATCGCGGCGGCCAAGACGCACGACGTGCTGCTGATCGACGAGGCGCTCTCCACCGGCGACCAGGCGTTCCAGCGCCGCAGCGAGGCCCGGATCCGCGAGCTGCGCAAGGAGGCCGGCACGGTCTTCCTGGTCAGCCACAACAACAACGCGATCCGGGACACCTGCGAGCGGACCATCTGGATCGAGACCGGCGAGCTCATCATGGACGGCCCCACCGACGAGGTGGTCGGCATGTACGAGCGCGGCGAGCGTCCCTGA
- the hpnC gene encoding squalene synthase HpnC, whose product MASTHSESRSAGDTLDKAARENFPVAPAFLPAAWRDDLMAVYGFARLVDDAGDGDLADPAGTAVLLGAAARSEQSDEVSFRLGLLDGLERDLDRAFEAALPGSTAEQPHHPLLRALVPLVGGHALTPDPFRRLIEANRVDQTVARYASFEDLIGYCTLSADPVGRLVLAIADVSTPERVQLSDQVCSALQVIEHLQDVAEDLARGRIYLPTEDMARFGVTEDDLAAPTAAPRVRELVAFEAARARTLLDRGAPLVGTVRGRLRLLLAGFTAGGYAALTAIEAAGYDVLAQQPKPDKRRLALKAAAIFAKGR is encoded by the coding sequence ATGGCTTCGACGCATTCAGAAAGCCGGTCGGCGGGGGACACCCTGGACAAGGCGGCCCGGGAGAACTTCCCGGTCGCTCCCGCTTTCCTGCCCGCCGCCTGGCGGGACGACCTGATGGCCGTCTACGGTTTCGCCCGGCTGGTCGACGACGCGGGGGACGGGGACCTGGCCGATCCGGCCGGGACAGCCGTGCTGCTGGGTGCCGCCGCCCGTTCGGAGCAGTCCGATGAAGTGAGTTTCCGACTGGGTCTGCTGGACGGCCTGGAGCGGGACCTGGACCGCGCCTTCGAGGCCGCGCTGCCCGGTTCCACGGCCGAGCAGCCGCATCACCCGCTGCTGCGCGCCCTGGTCCCGCTGGTCGGCGGCCACGCGCTCACGCCCGATCCGTTCCGCCGCCTGATCGAGGCGAACCGGGTGGACCAGACCGTCGCCCGCTACGCGAGCTTCGAGGACCTGATCGGCTACTGCACACTGTCCGCCGACCCGGTCGGCCGCCTGGTGCTGGCCATCGCCGACGTCTCGACGCCGGAGCGCGTGCAGCTCTCCGACCAGGTCTGCAGCGCGCTGCAGGTGATCGAGCACCTGCAGGACGTCGCGGAGGACCTGGCCCGCGGCCGGATCTACCTGCCCACCGAGGACATGGCGCGGTTCGGCGTCACCGAGGACGACCTCGCCGCCCCCACCGCCGCGCCCAGGGTGCGTGAGCTGGTGGCCTTCGAGGCGGCCCGGGCGCGGACCCTGCTCGACCGCGGCGCTCCGCTGGTGGGTACGGTTCGGGGAAGGCTCCGACTGCTCCTGGCAGGATTCACCGCGGGCGGTTACGCGGCCCTGACGGCCATCGAGGCCGCCGGGTACGACGTCCTGGCCCAGCAGCCGAAGCCCGACAAGCGCCGCCTCGCGTTGAAGGCGGCGGCCATTTTCGCGAAGGGAAGGTGA
- the hpnD gene encoding presqualene diphosphate synthase HpnD, giving the protein MAAYRYCEAVTALQARNFSYGIRLLPEPKRLAMSALYALARRVDDIGDGELPPERKTEQLSATRALLDEVRAGEVTEEDTDPIKVALADAARRFPIPLDAFDELIDGVEMDLRGAEYATFEDLKVYCRCVAGSIGRLSLGVYGCEDPKRGAEYADTLGLALQLTNILRDLREDAVNGRTYLPSEDLARFGCEQGFALPAPPLGADFTGLVAFQAERAQGYFEEGLRLLPMLDRRSRACTAAMAGIYHRLLGRIAADPESVLRGRVSLPGWEKAYVALSGLAGGRS; this is encoded by the coding sequence ATGGCGGCGTACCGGTACTGCGAGGCGGTCACCGCCCTGCAGGCCCGCAATTTCAGCTACGGCATCCGGCTGCTCCCGGAGCCCAAGCGACTGGCGATGTCCGCGCTCTACGCGCTGGCCCGCCGGGTCGATGACATCGGCGACGGCGAACTGCCCCCCGAGCGCAAGACCGAGCAGCTGAGCGCCACCCGCGCCCTGCTGGACGAGGTCCGGGCCGGCGAGGTCACCGAGGAGGACACCGACCCGATCAAGGTCGCGCTGGCCGACGCGGCCCGGCGCTTCCCGATCCCGCTGGACGCCTTCGACGAGCTGATCGACGGCGTCGAGATGGACCTGCGCGGCGCCGAGTACGCCACCTTCGAGGACCTCAAGGTCTACTGCCGCTGCGTCGCGGGCTCGATCGGGCGGCTCTCGCTGGGCGTGTACGGCTGCGAGGACCCCAAGCGCGGGGCCGAGTACGCCGACACCCTGGGCCTGGCCCTGCAGCTCACCAACATCCTGCGCGACCTTCGCGAGGACGCCGTCAACGGCCGGACCTACCTGCCGTCCGAGGACCTCGCCCGGTTCGGCTGCGAGCAGGGCTTCGCGCTGCCCGCGCCGCCGCTGGGCGCCGACTTCACCGGCCTGGTGGCCTTCCAGGCCGAGCGTGCCCAGGGGTACTTCGAGGAGGGCCTGCGGCTGCTCCCGATGCTGGACCGCCGCAGCCGCGCCTGCACCGCCGCGATGGCGGGGATCTACCACCGCCTGCTCGGCCGGATCGCCGCCGACCCGGAGTCGGTGCTGCGCGGCAGGGTCTCGCTGCCCGGTTGGGAGAAGGCGTACGTCGCGCTCTCCGGCCTGGCCGGAGGCCGTTCTTGA
- a CDS encoding ABC transporter permease: protein MSETINLSAPGGVDAGLSQKQLADKYGLKVSGARPGLVAYTKQLWQRRHFIVAFATARLVAQYTTAKLGQVWQVVTPLLNCAVFYLVFGLILAGNKVPHYIPWLCTGVFIFQFTQSAVQSGTRAISDNLWLIRALHFPRACLPIAFTVIQLQQLLISMVVLVAIVLGFGMPISASWLLVIPILIMQAAFNTGLSLIMARIGSKTSDMSQLMPFILRTWMYLSGVMYSISGNSARWPSYVKLIMTINPASVYMELVRNALLPSVYSPSTHNHQSLGHHLWYYAAGWAVVLFVLGYVYFWKSEEEYGRG from the coding sequence GTGAGTGAAACGATCAACCTCTCCGCCCCGGGAGGTGTTGATGCCGGACTGAGCCAGAAGCAGCTCGCGGACAAGTACGGGCTGAAGGTCAGCGGCGCCCGGCCCGGACTGGTGGCCTACACCAAGCAGCTCTGGCAGCGCCGGCACTTCATCGTGGCCTTCGCGACCGCCCGCCTGGTCGCGCAGTACACCACGGCGAAGCTGGGCCAGGTCTGGCAGGTCGTGACTCCGCTGCTGAACTGCGCCGTGTTCTACCTGGTCTTCGGTCTGATCCTGGCCGGCAACAAGGTGCCGCACTACATTCCGTGGCTCTGCACCGGTGTGTTCATCTTCCAGTTCACCCAGAGCGCTGTGCAGTCCGGCACCCGGGCCATCTCGGACAACCTCTGGCTGATCCGGGCGCTGCACTTCCCGCGGGCCTGCCTGCCGATCGCCTTCACCGTGATCCAGCTCCAGCAGCTGCTGATCTCGATGGTCGTGCTGGTCGCCATCGTGCTCGGCTTCGGCATGCCGATAAGCGCCAGCTGGCTGCTGGTCATCCCGATTCTGATCATGCAGGCGGCGTTCAACACCGGCCTGTCGCTGATCATGGCCCGGATCGGCTCCAAGACCAGTGACATGTCCCAGCTCATGCCGTTCATCCTGCGGACCTGGATGTACCTCTCCGGCGTGATGTACAGCATCTCGGGCAACAGCGCCCGCTGGCCGTCGTACGTCAAGCTGATCATGACGATAAACCCGGCCTCGGTGTACATGGAGCTGGTCCGGAACGCGCTGCTGCCGTCCGTCTACAGCCCCAGCACGCACAACCACCAGTCGCTCGGACACCACCTCTGGTACTACGCCGCCGGCTGGGCCGTGGTGCTGTTCGTTCTGGGGTATGTCTACTTCTGGAAGTCCGAGGAGGAGTACGGCCGTGGCTGA